A genome region from Sphingobacteriaceae bacterium GW460-11-11-14-LB5 includes the following:
- a CDS encoding tRNA 2-thiouridine(34) synthase MnmA produces the protein MSKHGRILVAMSGGVDSSVAAVMLHEQGYEVIGLTMKTWDYATSGGSSKETGCCSLDSINDARTLAVNYGFPHYILDIRDEFGDYVIDNFVDEYLAGRTPNPCVLCNTHIKWEALLKRANKLDCEFIATGHYANIRQQDSGRYVISKGKDENKDQSYVLWGVSQENLSRTKFPLGSFAKSEIRQMALDMGQEELAKKSESYEICFVPDNDYRAFLKHKVEDLEDRVAGGNFILSNGMVVGQHKGYPFYTIGQRKGLGVAFGEPMFVTQILPESNTVVLGKAEELERREAMVRNINLIKYASIEEPMNDVITKIRYKDAGMLSTIVQEKDKMRVVFDHNVSAIAPGQSAVFYEGNDLLGGGFLV, from the coding sequence ATGAGTAAACACGGTAGAATTCTGGTTGCCATGAGTGGCGGGGTTGATAGTTCGGTAGCGGCGGTAATGTTGCATGAGCAAGGTTATGAGGTTATTGGATTAACCATGAAGACCTGGGATTATGCTACTTCTGGTGGTAGCAGTAAGGAAACTGGCTGTTGCTCGTTAGATAGTATTAATGATGCCCGTACACTTGCCGTAAACTATGGTTTTCCGCATTATATTCTGGATATCAGGGATGAATTTGGCGATTATGTAATTGACAATTTCGTTGATGAATACCTGGCGGGAAGAACGCCAAATCCATGCGTTTTGTGCAATACACACATTAAATGGGAAGCTTTACTAAAACGTGCTAATAAACTCGATTGCGAATTTATTGCAACGGGGCATTACGCCAATATCCGTCAGCAAGACAGCGGCCGTTATGTGATTTCGAAAGGAAAAGACGAAAATAAAGATCAATCTTATGTATTGTGGGGCGTTTCGCAAGAAAATCTTTCACGTACTAAATTCCCATTGGGCAGTTTTGCAAAATCTGAAATCAGACAGATGGCTTTGGATATGGGACAGGAAGAACTGGCTAAAAAATCGGAGAGTTACGAAATTTGTTTCGTTCCGGATAATGATTACAGGGCTTTCTTAAAACATAAAGTAGAAGATTTAGAAGACAGAGTAGCTGGCGGAAATTTTATTTTAAGTAATGGAATGGTCGTTGGACAACATAAAGGTTATCCTTTTTATACCATTGGCCAGCGTAAAGGTTTAGGTGTTGCCTTTGGCGAACCTATGTTTGTAACGCAAATCCTGCCAGAAAGCAATACCGTAGTTTTAGGTAAAGCTGAGGAGCTTGAACGCCGCGAAGCGATGGTACGCAATATTAACCTGATAAAATACGCCAGCATTGAAGAACCCATGAATGATGTGATTACCAAAATCCGTTATAAAGATGCGGGTATGTTAAGTACAATTGTTCAGGAAAAAGATAAAATGCGCGTCGTGTTTGATCATAATGTTTCGGCCATTGCACCAGGTCAATCGGCAGTATTTTACGAAGGAAATGATTTATTAGGTGGAGGATTTTTAGTTTAA